Below is a window of Brassica napus cultivar Da-Ae chromosome A5, Da-Ae, whole genome shotgun sequence DNA.
GAGGGAGAAAGAGGCTTGTGAAACACGTGTAGCTAACATGGAGCAGAACAACTGACCAACCCCCACGTATGCATTTCTAAAAAGACTATACGATGCATCTCTagacttttaagaaaatttcctTCTATGCAAAATGTTGACAATGTTTTAGCTTTGTGATCGTACGGTTCCAACAAGGTATTTGCATTGTGGGTTGTGGCTTGGAACCATTCCCACTTGTGAATCCATTTACAAGGATTTAGACATGAACCATAAACTGGTTTGACTTTAAAGATATTTGTAGATAGATGGAACGAAAAATTTGACAAGTCCtagaaaaaactcaaaaacaaaacaacatagaAGGAAAGAGAaactcaaaaacaaaacaacatagtGTGACAATCACAAGTCACGTACTTGGTGATTTCCTTTTGCGTGTATAATCTTGTTGGGTTTGAGTTAAACTTGGAGCATAATTCAGAAGAACTGAGCTAGACTCAAAATTATCATGCGTGATGCTTTCCCTTTTGCCTCTTCCAAGCCGATTCACTTGTATGTCTTTATTTTCTTGCACAGTGGATAAGACGTTGTCGGAGTTCAAACACCTTACAACCTTGCTCTGCTTGTCTGCCAGGAAACTCATCCCTTTAGAAAACTGACTACTACTTATCTCATATTGAAAGGTCAAATCTAGGACTAGGAGCTGACTCCATGATCCGGTACTAGTTGTCACACACACTTGTAACTCCTTATTCGTTAAAGATAAGAGACAAAGTTGCTCTTCTCTAACCACAGATAAAGCCAATATACTATACGGAAACGGACGAGGAAGAGATAGACTTTGAAACATCTCTGctgaaaaatcaaaactaagtAAGAAATTGTTATGTGGACTCCATGCTTGAGTAGCAATCCAAAAGTATTTCCCTTCACTGATATGCCACGACGATATAGTGCTAAAAACCAATCAGTAGCAACCCCAAGAATTCTCCAAGTGTTAGAGGTGAAGTCATAAATCTCGTACTCATTATTAGGTGGTACATCTTTATGACGATCCACCCTCAAGATTTTATATTGCTTGCTGCATGATTTGCTGTCGTAAGTGTAACCGAGAGCATAGTAGTCTGATTCTCTGTAGATGACTCTAGGTTTAATCCACGTGGTTTCCCCTGAACATGGATTCCAAACCACGAGTCTCTTGTCCTTTGTGGTGCATAGCAACAAGCCGTTGCAGTGAAAGACATTAAGTACACCAACTTGTGAAGAATTAGAAAGGGGATCTTTAAGGTAGAATGGATTATCTGCAACCTTAACATATGGAGCACCGAGACTGATCCTTACTTGGAAAACATTAGAATCAATCAACATGATGTTCAGAGACTCATCCTCCCTCTTTGGTGCTTTGGCAGCGTGCATCTTAGCAAAGCTAGTGGATTTCAATATAGCGCTCCATTGTTTTGATGTTGATCGAAATCTTGCCAGAGTCATAGCTGGAATCCTAGAGAGTATATTCTCTACCAAATCCGTTGGAAggtttctccactccatagctACTGTGTGATTCAATCAAAATCTTTAATACGCGAGCCAGGGATGGGGGGTGAGAGAAAGAGTATTTATTAACCTACAACCGAGAAGGACCTAAATTCCCAATATGAATAGGTTTCCTATGTgttacggaaaaaaaaaaaaaaataggtttcctatttttaaagataatttaactcaaaaagaaaatttaacatatttgCAAACATATCTAAAACTTGGTGGTGCcgttaaaagaaattttttaaatttattatacgatgttgcaaataaaataaatctgtAATATGAAAGAGAGAGACACCTAAATTCTCAATTAAAGTTTCTATAGATAATTtgacataaaataaattttaacatatttgCAAAAGTATTTAATAATACGATACTGCAAAAGTTCCTAAACCTTTTTTGAGCTTTTAGCAACGggtgaaaaaatgtcaaatatatatatttcaaaatagaaCTTTGTCAAAACGTTACTTTCACCGTAGCTGTCCAAGTGTGAAAAGCTTGATGACGGTATATCCCAACCTTCTAAGTACAAGAGCTCAAATTTCTCCACTCACTTCAGAAtcaagaaatatataataattctaTAAGCAGTATTGCATAGGAGCCGATTTAGAGTAAGCATAAACTGTAAAAGACACAAACACTTTTGACCTAGTTCACGGCCTCTAACCGTTACTTCTGGGGAGGGAACTCTTGTTCCTCAAGCTTCACTATAAACTGAGAAAAGTACAAGCTTTGAGAATGTATCTCTTAGGGCAGCCCCATCGGTAAGATATCCATTTACAGGTTCTAGATcataaatttatcattttttcgtTGCATATGTaagaaatatataacttttaatTCAAAATAGAAATTAAGACCACTAGAAAAGAAACACATGATGAATTAATGTTTATGACCGGTGTTAAAAAGGGCTTGTTTAGgacctctctttctctctttcctcttctttttattttttaatattaatttttttttttggatactAGGTCAGAACCCTGCAATGGACATGGTCTTACATTTTTTTGATACAAGAGATTACTGTTAGGGTATTAATGCTTAGGGTAAGATTCTATTTATACTAAGCATCTCTGTCATAATCTTTGTGCACTTCACGTTTAATGACAAAACGTGATGGGTTTCATATGTGTATAAACCCAATCTCCATTTTCCTTGCAGGCCCATTGACCAAGGTCCAGCTTGCTTGTACGTGATTTGAGTCAACATTCACACTATGTATATGAATCATAAGATTCCTGCAGATAGAATCATGATGCAATCATGCAAAACGACGGGTCTCTGATATTCATAACTACAATGATAAACTCTCCAAGGTGGTTAAGCTGTTAGGGGTATTCTCGAAGGATTGAACAGAAGCAAGCAGTTATAGAGACTGCAATGCTCAACGAGTACCAGGAGCGAAGCTAGGTTGATGACTAAGGGTGCACGTGCACCCActctatttaaaatatttaacattttactttGGACAAGTAGGAGGTAAGTGATTAATTTGGTAATGATGCACCCATAGTTTTCAACGTACCTGAGTTCTATTCCCCCTACACtactttatttgttattttgcaCCCAGTCATAATAAATCCTAGCTTCGCTCCTGTCAACGACAAGGGTGTTAAGGGaccattatatatttttactgatTGTGTTAATAGCTTCACTATTGATGTATATTCACAGATGGATTGACATAGCGTATAAAATTTGACCCTGCATCAAACTGAGATTGTGTAATGAAGGTCAGGACAAAAGATCTTCATATACAAAAGGTTTGTTCTTTTGTGGGTTTTCCAACTGTGGTTTGGGTTAATGCTAACTAAGGTTTAATGTTCTGCAGATGGAAAAAGAAACCTCAAAGTTGGGGAAAGCTGAAAAGAGGTGGATCCTGCTAAATTCCTGCTTGAAGATATCATGAGAATGGGTTAACATGATGAGGCGTCAAAGGTATTTCTGGCTCCTCTCACAATATCacttcatgaaaaaaaaatagttcaattttttataaagctttcCCAATTATCACGGTTCTATGACATCTCTGTTAAATGGgttcttttgtttttactttattGAACTACATATCTCGgcaaatataaagataaatggGATGATCGTTCCATATCAAAGACATCAGTCATGGTCATTTAGACAGAAGAAGTTTCATATCTGATAGAATGTCCACACCAAAGTTTCATATCTGATAGCAGGAGCTTGTGTTTGATCTCACTCTGACAATGATGATCCTGTTGAAGAGCTGACTAGGCGCTCAGCTCAGAAAAATATTGCAGAGAAATTTAATGCATGATGTTAAGGAATAAGCTACCATATGTAATAACAACAACCCCTGCGAGCTAGCATAACGTGACTCAGGTTCAATGCATGATGTTATTTTCAAAGCTGTATTTGAGATATTTGGTCATTTGATGTGACcattaaaagaaaaactgatTATTATTTGGGACTCTTATTATTTTAGTGACCATTGATGGTTACTTGGTTAGGGTCTTCTCTtccatgaatatatatatactttaattcgTCTTTCCTagttttattctttattatcttcGCATGTTTTCTAACCGTTTCATAGAGATAAGGTATAAACCGTATTATTATATACGTCTGGATAAAGACAAGAAAACTCTCATGCACTAAATGCATGCAGCATCTCGTTGTATCACAATTTTATTATCCCATGTGAACAcagacgaagaagaaaaaatgataaGATATTCTTTTTTGTTGCGTGTGtaaatgtattattatataGATTGTAAATGTGGTTGTTGACAAAACGCCAATGTGATATTGTGATAACAAATCGTAGCTGACTAATCAAATGTTAAAAAAGTCAAATAAGGACAAGCAAGTGGCAAATCTCGAAAATATCTCAACCTCAAAGCCCTGTTTCCCACGTTATGTTCCATAAATACCAAAACAAGTCTCGAGGGTAAAGAACTCCAAGTAGCAGCGTAACGTTTGTTTtctacagtaaaaaaaaaaaacgcaggAATATGTCTTGAGGAGCTGCAACTATAAAATCTCCAATCTTAGTGAAACAGAAAGAATCGAGAAGAGGAAGTAGTGATGATGGGATTACACTTGGAGAGCTTGGTGGAGACGATAAAGTCAAAGGTGAACttgctaaagaagaagaaaaagaaatcataCATAAAAATGGATAAAAGCAGCAGCGTCAGGGTCGAGATCCGTCGTAAGAAGACCAGAGATCTCATCAATAAGACTTTGAAGGTTGCTGATCGTCCTGGCCAACGAGCTCTTTGATGATAACAaccttttttttccttctcagtttttctttttgcataCCGTTTCTGTTTCTTCGTTCTGTGATTCAGGGAGATTTGTATTCAGGATatcaagtatatatatacatatagtttCTGGAAacaaatagaagaaaaataatatagaaaCGTATAAGATGAGATTCATTCATGATTGatagaataaaaacaaatagtgAAGAAGTGATTTGGTTGGTGTAGATTCTTGAGTCAGTCTTACTTGTTGAATCCAAGAATAATCCGGTTTACAGTGTTTAATACCGGCTTTGCTGGAAAATAGAAGAGAGTTTTCATTATATAAACTCAAGACATTATCTTCTACACTTGCAAAAAACTAAGACATTAACAAGTTTAGACGCAAATCCACACCAAGAAACATAAACATATAAAGCTTTAAGAAGAAGACAACAAAGCTTCGACCTTTGCAATCTGCTCTTCCTCGTTGGCTCTAGCAGGACTCTTGTTCGCCTCCTCGTACAAGTCATGGTCCCATTTCTTCTCAGCCTTTGCCCAGCCTCCATTAAACCCACTTCGTCCGTTTCTGTTGAATCCCTCTCTATCGGTTCGGTAACTCTGTCTGCTTCCATCATCTCTGTTCCACACCCTGTCTCTTCCCGCTGCTGGTCTCTCATTGTTGCTCCTCCAGTTTCTCTCGTTCTGTCTGCGACTGTTTAGGTTTGCGTCTTTTGCCTCCTCAGTTCTTGTTCTGTCTGTGTCGTTCCTAGACTCCTCTGGAATCTTATTCTCCCTGAAGGCAGGGCGTTTCCTGGAGAGTGCTCCTCCTTTGGTGTCGTCACTCTCATGGAACCTGTCGTGTCGCCAGGTGCTTTTGTCTTGGTCTCTACGATCATCTCCAGCTCTTCGATTGCTCTGATCTCTCGAACCTCTCCACGACCCTCTCTCTTCAAACAGAGAAAGAAGGTAAAATGCTCATAAGACTTGCCAACTCTATAGCTAAAGACAAATATGCACATACATCTGAATGGAGAATAGGAACAAAAAGAGTTATTCTGAGGAAAATTACCAGAAGTTGGTCTTCTGTCATCTCTCCCATTAGTACGACGATCATCATGCTGTTATAAGACACGAACAGGCAAGCCAAAGATAACATTTATCTGAGCATTTGAAGGCAAATTCATATCAAAAGTTTTAGCCTTTTCAATTGGCAACAATGCGGACTCACAAAGATTCCATATACTTGATTAATAGTAATTACTATCAAATGGAAGACGATAAATAGAGCTTCTGAAACCTGATGGTATGGTCTAGAACGAAGCTCTTCAGACAGATGGGGAGCTTGTTTGGTCGTGTCAGAGAGCTTCTTTTCACCGTCTTTTCTCAAACCATGAGTATCAGGCTCCAGTGGAGCAGCATCTCTCATAGACTGGCGTGGTTTCTTATCTGTCTCAGTACCACCATCTCTAACATCCAAATCCTTCTTACTCAGAAGaacaccttcttcttcttcttcaggttTCCCATCTCTCCTGGACCTCTTAGGGCTAAAGAACAAAACATAAACGATCGTTTGTGAaactagtaataataataatattgctAGAAGAAGAAGGGAAAGGGATTATAAGCTCTAGTAAGAATGATTaagtttctcaaaaaaatgtgACCAAACTCAACTATTTGagtttagaaaaagaaaagagtggaACTTTTAGTTTCTCTTGTTCATAGTCTGCAATTTTAGTCAATTTTGAAGCGTAATACAAAACCATCACTCCCAACATTAAACAACACGAGATTTGTACTTCAAAGCTAAACAATAACCATACCCACAAAACGAGGGAGATAAAGAGTAGAAGAGTGAAGAGGCAGACCTGGATTCGCGATCGAATCTAGAACGATCTCGTTTGGAGTCTGAATCTCTGCTCTCTCGCCTTGATGACATGTTTCTCTTCTCaacaaactcaaaatcaaaaGAGGGACCGAGATTGTTTTAGGGCTTATACTCTCCATCTCCTCAATCTTTCATTTTACCCCCTTGTTTTTCTTCAAACATCAAAAAAGCCCCTTTAAGTTACCAAGTTTCCTGAAACCCCCAGTAGTTTCCAATTCTAAATTCACTAGGGTGGGGACTGGGGATTATTGGACTTGGTGTTTGAGAGATTTTTGAGAATTTAAGATTTCGTGGAATTTAGGTGAAAGTTGTTAAATTTTAGAgattttgattgattaataCCATGAGATGACATTCAAAGTTCAAAAGtagttccatttttttttgtcaactgtgATATCATTAATCAAGGTCTATTGGCCATTATAACTGGTAACaggttttacaatattttaagcCCAAACTTTAAGGCCCATATAATTACATGAACAAGAGAAAGATTAGAGAAAGCGATAAGATTAGTCATCCCATCCATCGGCATCTTCAGCTTCACGAGACACGTGATGTACACGTGTTCATCATGCATGAGACCCCTACTAAAGTCACCGTGAATCGTCACCGACAGAAATCTGATGTCGCTTCTTCAATCTCCTCCGCTACTGCCGAGCCTCTTCCTATGACCTGTACCCGCTACCATAGCCTCCTCCGCATCTCGCCGTCACTAACACTTGAAACCCTAACTTCTCCAGATGTTAACGCACATATTCAATAATCCAAAAGAAGATCCTTTATTGGACCGCTCTATCAGAGCGCCAATCTCTACTGAATCTCTTTTGAACCGACAATAACCTCATCATGTGACAGGACAAAGTCACAATGAGTCAAACCGATTCTAACCCGGTTTATATTTTCctattggttttatttatatttcttaagaTGGATAATTATCAACTTGTTAGGATAATCATCTAAAGTGTTTTATGTTTAGGATTTCTATGTTCTATATATGGCTTTGCCTCTACGACTTTTAATAATAAGAATCAAGTTTTACAATTATCCCTTCCTCTTATTACTTTCTGTGCAAGCAACGCAACTATCACCAAACGATCTCAGATTCTCTGAGTTGATCCTTCCTCCTACGTGATCATCTCTTAGATCTGTGCATCCCCTTCCTTCTAACCTGCAAGTAAGGTTACTAGTTTGGGACTTACACTCGGATATCCTATCTCACATCATCATCCATTCCTCTCAAAAGCTTAACCCATACGCCTTTACGGCTAAAACTTAATTGGGTAAGACTGATTTCgaagaagaaaaggaatcaGATCATATCTTTAAAAGAAGAGAACCAAACATTAGCAAATCAGGGTTTGATTAAGCTCGCGAAAGAGAACAGATATGAAAACCCGATTACAAAATCGGGATCTTTATTATTTCAACACAAAACCGAAATAAAAACTAGAGAAACTTGATGAACAACTCGGATTTGGTTGAAAGAACACTTCAAAATTcgtcaaacaaaaaagtaaTCGGGTTAAAATCGCCATAGCGAAACTTTATTTTACACCAAAAAAGATAATCATCCTCCCTCTGAAAGATTTGATTCAGGTAAGAGGGACGGGATGAAGAAACGTAGTTCCATTTACGTTTACATTTTAGCTATTTCACAACCAAGGATTCATTTATACACTACCCCAAAATTAAACTTACATGCATTTTCAAAATCTTGCAAAGAAGAAAATCATGTAGTGTAATTTCCAATTTGCTCTGTTTTATAATTTAACTATGCAAATATAGTAAGGGACATTATTCTCagtaatagaaaattaaaaacccccccccccacccatAAAATCTCGTTAGTGTACAAATATTTTGGTAAGAGACATCATTCTTCCCAATATGCTTGCTTGGTTGGAGTCATTCAAGCAAGCGTTTCTGCTTCCACCACCCGATGGCACCAACATAGAGGAATATACTCCCGATAAAACCTCCAATCACAGTCCACGCAAATCTCGTGGGACCAGCTTTCTCATCCTTGAACAGCTCTATGGTAATGTTCATCCCGAACACTCCAGCTACAGCGATAAATGCACTCATCACCAGAGTAGCTGTCGTTAGCATCACACCCATTTGCAGCAGATGATTCTGTTTGTCATCTAGCATTATGTTGATGTAGTCCTCTGTATCATCCACGTACTCCCTTAGCTATTTTTTTTCCCCCATTCAAACAACACAACCGCACAATTATCACCTGACAAGAGTATGtctataagtactaaagcaacTGTGTTTTACTTACTGTTGATAGTTTGTTCAGTGTACCATCGATCTGCACGAAATATGCTTCCAGAAGCATCTCAAGCTCTTCCACATCGAACTTGTTGGTCATGGCACTCCTGGTTGAGCTAGTATGAGTCCCACGGCTGTTTCTGCTTAGTGCGCTATGAGTACTCATAAGAAGATCGTGGGCGTCCTCATTTGCTCGAAGGTAGCTTTCATCTCTGTTAGACTCCGAAGCAGATTCCGCAGGAAGCCTGGCAGGTTATGGTAACAAGGAAGATGTTAAACTTACATCAGAACAAATCAAAGGTAGTAAGTTTAGAAAGTCTGGTGCATGCCTGTCATCCTCATCTCCCTCAGGAAGATCAACCTCGACTGTATCGCTCTCATTCATAGAGGAAGCTGATGAATTCTCAAGTTTCTGAGCTAACTTCTCTGTAAGATACATCTCAGCcatatcttcatcatcatctagcAGATGTTCTAGTTCGTCCCTAACCTAAGATCAAGTGAAGAGAAGGAAGggtttatttatatttgaattgTATTAATCATAAGATCAAAGGAGTACGAAAAGTCTGAATTATAACACCTTCTGAACACGTCCAGTTATGGCAACAAGCCTGCTCTTAATCTGTCGAACACGCTCCAAGTTAAGGGTACTGATCTTCGAAGTAAGCTTATCCAAGGCTGGATGAGCCTCCAACTCCAATCTTACGGCCTACAATTAGAGAAGAATCAATGCAAATACCACACAGTATAAGGTGTACTAGAGCCGTAACCATAAGAGCATATATATACCTCACTTTCCAAACTGCTGGATGCAGCTTCAAGACAAGCTTCCAGAGCAACAAACTCAAAAGGAAGAACCTTGGATCCATCTTGATTCTCAAGGCTTTGCTTCGCATCCTTCTTGGCTTCATCCCCAAATAATAACGGCGTCCCATCCCCTCCTCCTTGCGCTTGATCCATCTCTCCCTCATAGTTCTCTTCCTCCTTCACAAAACGCAATACAAAGAAACCAGAGAATAGTTACTATCTATAACTTaacaatcatcatcatcttcaataTAACATCACCATTGCATTTGCATACTACAGCTTAACAACTTCTTGAACATACTACAGCACAACGCATACAATACAATCATTAGGCATAAGTTACCAAACCCTAATTTCTACAACTACCTTAGGCTTAGTAGCACGATAGTGACAGAGAATCCTCCTCTGCAACTCATCGATAAACGGCGCCACAGAAGGATCCTTCGAATTAAGCAGCAAAACCTCCTGAGCCGTGATGATCGCCTTGATATGCTCCAGATTGATCACAATCGCCCTCTCTCTACCCAGCACAGTCGACGGATACGAGAGGAGCGGATCGAGGATCCGAAGATCTCGCGCCGGTAGCCCCGTTCGCCGCATGATGGCGTGTTTTCCGACTTCCGTCGTCTGCGCCTGGCCTCTCGAGCAGAGCACCAGCCATGTCCTCACGCCCACGCCTTTCTTCCGGGCGCCGGCGGGGTACGTCGGCGTCGGTTGGCCGGTGATCGGCGTGGATGGGTTCGTTTCGAAATCTTCCGGCCTAGGGCCTCCTC
It encodes the following:
- the LOC125608867 gene encoding magnesium transporter MRS2-3-like isoform X2, whose amino-acid sequence is MRGGPRPEDFETNPSTPITGQPTPTYPAGARKKGVGVRTWLVLCSRGQAQTTEVGKHAIMRRTGLPARDLRILDPLLSYPSTVLGRERAIVINLEHIKAIITAQEVLLLNSKDPSVAPFIDELQRRILCHYRATKPKEEENYEGEMDQAQGGGDGTPLLFGDEAKKDAKQSLENQDGSKVLPFEFVALEACLEAASSSLESEAVRLELEAHPALDKLTSKISTLNLERVRQIKSRLVAITGRVQKVRDELEHLLDDDEDMAEMYLTEKLAQKLENSSASSMNESDTVEVDLPEGDEDDRLPAESASESNRDESYLRANEDAHDLLMSTHSALSRNSRGTHTSSTRSAMTNKFDVEELEMLLEAYFVQIDGTLNKLSTLREYVDDTEDYINIMLDDKQNHLLQMGVMLTTATLVMSAFIAVAGVFGMNITIELFKDEKAGPTRFAWTVIGGFIGSIFLYVGAIGWWKQKRLLE
- the BNACNNG33890D gene encoding uncharacterized protein BNACNNG33890D, whose translation is MMGLHLESLVETIKSKVNLLKKKKKKSYIKMDKSSSVRVEIRRKKTRDLINKTLKVADRPGQRAL
- the LOC125608867 gene encoding magnesium transporter MRS2-3-like isoform X1, whose translation is MRGGPRPEDFETNPSTPITGQPTPTYPAGARKKGVGVRTWLVLCSRGQAQTTEVGKHAIMRRTGLPARDLRILDPLLSYPSTVLGRERAIVINLEHIKAIITAQEVLLLNSKDPSVAPFIDELQRRILCHYRATKPKVEEENYEGEMDQAQGGGDGTPLLFGDEAKKDAKQSLENQDGSKVLPFEFVALEACLEAASSSLESEAVRLELEAHPALDKLTSKISTLNLERVRQIKSRLVAITGRVQKVRDELEHLLDDDEDMAEMYLTEKLAQKLENSSASSMNESDTVEVDLPEGDEDDRLPAESASESNRDESYLRANEDAHDLLMSTHSALSRNSRGTHTSSTRSAMTNKFDVEELEMLLEAYFVQIDGTLNKLSTLREYVDDTEDYINIMLDDKQNHLLQMGVMLTTATLVMSAFIAVAGVFGMNITIELFKDEKAGPTRFAWTVIGGFIGSIFLYVGAIGWWKQKRLLE
- the LOC125608866 gene encoding U1 small nuclear ribonucleoprotein 70 kDa-like, which translates into the protein MSSRRESRDSDSKRDRSRFDRESSPKRSRRDGKPEEEEEGVLLSKKDLDVRDGGTETDKKPRQSMRDAAPLEPDTHGLRKDGEKKLSDTTKQAPHLSEELRSRPYHQHDDRRTNGRDDRRPTSERGSWRGSRDQSNRRAGDDRRDQDKSTWRHDRFHESDDTKGGALSRKRPAFRENKIPEESRNDTDRTRTEEAKDANLNSRRQNERNWRSNNERPAAGRDRVWNRDDGSRQSYRTDREGFNRNGRSGFNGGWAKAEKKWDHDLYEEANKSPARANEEEQIAKVEALLSSS